GAGCTTTGCATATTGGTCGGCATGGCCGATGATGTCCAGCATGCTCACGCCCTCCTGCGCGGCCAGATCGGCAATGACCTCCACGGTGGTGGCACCGATCTTGCGGGCAGGCTCGTTGATGATGCGGCGCAGGCGCACATCATCGCGGGGGTTCGCCACGATGGACATGTAGGAATGGATATCCTTGACCTCTTTGCGGTCGTTGAAGCGCTGGCCGCCCACGATCTTGTGGGGGATGCCTGCACGGGTAAAGTAGCTTTCGATGGGGGCCGATTGGGCGTTCATGCGGTAGAGGATGGCGTGGTCGGCCAGATGTCCGCCCTCTTTCAGGTGCTGGCCGATCACATCCGCGATGTGGCTGGCCTCGTCCTGCTCGTTCTCGGCGGTGTACACCTGCACCTTGTCGCCCTCGCCATTGCTGGTCCACAGGGTTTTGCCCTTGCGCTCGGTGTTGTGCTGAATGACACAGTTCGCAGCGTTCAGGATATTGGACGTAGAGCGGTAGTTTTGTTCCAGACGGATGGTCTTGGTGCCCGGGTAAATACGCTCGAAATTAAGGATGTTCTCAATGGTAGCGCCGCGGAAGCGGTAGATGCTCTGGTCATCATCGCCCACCACGCAGATGTTCTTTTCCGGGCCGGTGAGGAGGCTCACCAGACGGAACTGCGCCACACTGGTGTCCTGATACTCGTCCACCAGCAGATAGCGGTATTTGTTCTGGTAAAAATCCCGCACATCCTTGTGCTCGGCCAGCAGCTGCACAGTCTGGTAGATCAGGTCGTCAAAGTCGAATGCTCCGGCTTCCTTCAGGCGCTTTTCGTAGGCCGCGTAGATGCGGGCCGTCAGCGCGCCTTTGGTATCTTTTGCGGGGTTGGCAAGGGCCTGTTCCGGGCTGACAAGCTGATCCTTCCATCGGCTCATCTGGTTGATCGCAGCCTTGATGGGCAGGAACTTATCGTCCACATTCAGGTCTTTGTAGACAGCCTTCATCACGCGCTGGGAATCATCGGTATCGTAGATGGTAAAGCTGCGCGGATAGCCGATCTCCTCCGCCCAGCGGCGCAGGATGCGCACACAGGCCGAGTGGAAGGTGGAAGCGAACACTTCGTCGCCCTCCTCGCCGCCCAGCATCCGGCGCAGACGTTCCTTCAGCTCCCCTGCTGCCTTGTTGGTAAAGGTGATGGCCATCACGTTCCAGCTGCGCACAGCGTTCTGGCGCAGCATCCCGTCCAGCCAGCTGGGGGCGGCAGTGCCGGTCATGATGGCGTTGCGCAGAGCCTTGATATCGTCCTCCGTGGCCGGGCGCGGTGTCTGTTTGGAGCCGTGGGCCGAGCCGAACCGGATGAGGTTTGCAATGCGGTTTACCAGCACGGTGGTCTTGCCGCTGCCTGCACCAGCAAGGATGAGCAGCGGGCCATCGGTGGTAAACACTGCCTGCCGCTGCATATCGTTCAGGCGACCAAACTGTTTTTCGATATAGGTATCGCGCAGAGCGCAGAATTCCTGTGTGAGATCTGTTGCCATGGTTTCCCCTGTTCCTTTTATGTTTATACTATCAAAATACAGTATACCACATTTCAAAACGATTGAGAATAGCCGCCGCGTTCGCTCTGGCTATTTTCAGCGGAAAAAATATTTTTATAATTTATAACTCCGAAAAGCCTGCGGGCTTTTCGGAGTTACTTTTTCACGAAAGAGGTCGTAGAGAAAAATTGCATCTGATAAAACAGCAGCCGTTTTTCGTTACGGCCTTTTTGTGAAAATGTGTTTGGAGCAGCCCGCAGGCTGCGACAAACACGAAATAAATAATATAATTTCCTTATTTTATGCCCAAAGCAAACGCGGCGGGCATTTCAAATCGTAAAACAAAAACCGCCCGGCAGCTCTTGCGAACCGACGGGCGGAAAAAATGCTTTTCAGAAAGCGCTTAGCTGAAAATGTTGATCAGGATACCAGCAGCAACGGCAGAGCCGATAACACCGGCCACGTTGGGGCCCATTGCGTGCATCAGCAGGAAGTTGGAGGGATTCTCGCTCTGGCCAACCTTCTGGGAAACGCGAGCGGCCATAGGCACAGCGGAAACGCCTGCGGAACCGATCAGCGGGTTCACCTGACCGCCGGTCAGCACATACATCAGCTTGCCGAACAGCACACCTGCGGCAGTGCCGAAGGAGAATGCGATCAGGCCCAGCACGATGATGAACAGGGTGCGGGTGTTCAGGAAGGTGTTTGCAGAGGTGGTGCAGCCAACGGACAGTGCCAGGAAGATGGTGATGATGTTCATCAGCTCATTGCCGGCAGTCTTCTGGATGCGATCCACCACGCCGCACTCCTTCATCAGGTTGCCCAGCATCAGCATACCCACCAGAACGGCGGCATCCGGAACGATCAGGGAAACGATGATGGTGACCATGATGGGGAAGATGACCCTCTCGGTCTTGGAGACGGTGCGCAGCTGCTTCATCACGACGGTACGTTCCTTCTTGGTGGTCAGTGCCTTCATGATGGGCGGCTGGATCACGGGCACCAGCGCCATGTAACTGTAGGCCGCCACAGCGATGGAGCCCAGCAGCTCAGGTGCCAGACGGGAGGTAACGAAGATAGCGG
Above is a genomic segment from Faecalibacterium taiwanense containing:
- a CDS encoding UvrD-helicase domain-containing protein, producing MATDLTQEFCALRDTYIEKQFGRLNDMQRQAVFTTDGPLLILAGAGSGKTTVLVNRIANLIRFGSAHGSKQTPRPATEDDIKALRNAIMTGTAAPSWLDGMLRQNAVRSWNVMAITFTNKAAGELKERLRRMLGGEEGDEVFASTFHSACVRILRRWAEEIGYPRSFTIYDTDDSQRVMKAVYKDLNVDDKFLPIKAAINQMSRWKDQLVSPEQALANPAKDTKGALTARIYAAYEKRLKEAGAFDFDDLIYQTVQLLAEHKDVRDFYQNKYRYLLVDEYQDTSVAQFRLVSLLTGPEKNICVVGDDDQSIYRFRGATIENILNFERIYPGTKTIRLEQNYRSTSNILNAANCVIQHNTERKGKTLWTSNGEGDKVQVYTAENEQDEASHIADVIGQHLKEGGHLADHAILYRMNAQSAPIESYFTRAGIPHKIVGGQRFNDRKEVKDIHSYMSIVANPRDDVRLRRIINEPARKIGATTVEVIADLAAQEGVSMLDIIGHADQYAKLSRAVMPLLKFWQIYQRLQDSLETRTLDEFAADVIELTGYKAMLEADAAKGHEDAADRLQNLGQLVNNVKNYCDQHGEEATLEGYLEDIALISDIDSYNESADQVVLMTIHSAKGLEFPYVFLIGMEEGVFPSEMSKYSEADLEEERRLAYVGITRAKKELYISNSVSRMLYGRTQRNEPSRFLREIEPEYIEETRSPVLEQRSRFGGWGDSYRDTVPGGASGYSGPSGWGRSASGYGSGGYGSGYSNRSGYLNREYNAGEGRGFGSAYANRGQSQSGYGSGYGRSGAGTGYGSGYSPAYSDGTTQKKPEKQISFTGTPAAKTDAKGAKHYEPGDLVEHKVFGRGQVVAVKPAAGDQIVEINFEKVGIKKTMANFAPLTKITAEE
- a CDS encoding sodium ion-translocating decarboxylase subunit beta — encoded protein: MTQFIDTLVGIFQSSGFAKFGEPGGYLYAVMICVGCFLLYLAIVKEFEPLILLPMAFGMILANLPGSGVIHMQYFVGDGLEHPMWVEILNNGGLADMLYMGVKLGIYPPLIFLGIGTMTDFAPLISNPKSLLLGAAAQFGIFGTYMGARLLTATGLVDFTQKQSAAIAIIGGADGPTAIFVTSRLAPELLGSIAVAAYSYMALVPVIQPPIMKALTTKKERTVVMKQLRTVSKTERVIFPIMVTIIVSLIVPDAAVLVGMLMLGNLMKECGVVDRIQKTAGNELMNIITIFLALSVGCTTSANTFLNTRTLFIIVLGLIAFSFGTAAGVLFGKLMYVLTGGQVNPLIGSAGVSAVPMAARVSQKVGQSENPSNFLLMHAMGPNVAGVIGSAVAAGILINIFS